In Frederiksenia canicola, the sequence GCCTGCTTTGATGCTTTGTTCGGCATTTGTTCTATCACTAATTCCCATTCGTTCTGCGGTATCTCGAGTTAGCATCATAATGCCACGAACACCTGTTGGTGATGTTGCCGTTGGATCCCAATGAGATTCTTGATAAGCGATAGCGGCTAGCATTTGCCAATCAAAATCGCCTCGATATTTTTCAAAAAGTGGCTGATATTTAGGCAGAACCGTTTCGATTGCTCGCAAGTAACTGGCGGTATCTACATAATCAAAGCGGGCTAGATGATTGAAATATTTCTCTTCAATACGTGAGATGGTGCCATTTTCATTGGCTTGATTCATAAATTCTAAAACCGCAGCTTGTAATTCGCTATATGCACTGTTTTGCAAATACCATACGACGGGGGCTTCATCGGTGAGATCAAATCCTACCGCAATATCAGGTTTGATGTGTTGCGCTGCGGAAATGTCAACAGAAACGGCTACCGTATAAGGAATTTTGCCTTCTGCAACTTGAATGAGTAGCTCTTCTTGGGTGAATTTATCGGTGACTTGCCAGCGTAATGTCGGGTGGTTTTCTTGTAATTGTTGTAGAAGCGGGATAACGGCAGAGCCTGTTGGAATAAGTAGTTCGGAATGTAAATCATTTAATGTATAAGGGCGTCGTGTGCCTTTTTTGTAGGCGACTTGCCATGAAGCGGAATAGTAACTTGCTCCGATCTGAAATTGTTTTGCTTGTTCGGATTGATAGAGCAATCCGGCGGCGGCCATATCAATTTTATTTTCTTTCAAGGCATTGAAGAGCGATTCGCTATTTTCAAAGGTAGTCACATCCAGTGAGACATTGAGATAGTTTGCGAATGCACTGGCGAGATCGTACTCAATGCCAACATTTCCGTTTACACCTACAAAATAGCCTAACGGGTGGTTGATCATCCCCACTCGTAAGGTTTTTGTTTGCTGAATTTGTGCGTAGCGGTTCTGCTCAGACAATATCGTTTTTTGCCAGGGGGAAACCATATCCCACGCCCATAGCAGCAACGCTAGCCCGATGACAATGCGAATTGCTAAACCTTTCAATTTCGTTTTCTCTGAATAAATAAAAACCGAAGTGTAACAAACTTCGGTTTAAAGCAAAATAGCTTATCATGGGTAACAAGCGGTCAGATTTTTGCAAAATTTTGCAAGGAACTGACCGCTTGTAAGGGTTACTCAGGTAAAAATCCCCCACTTTGGTGTGCCCAAAGTTTGGCGTAAACGCCGTTTTGGGCGAGCAGTTCTTCGTGGCTGCCTTGCTCAACGATTTGTCCCTTATCCATGACAATCAAGCGATCCATCGCCATAATGGTGGATAAACGGTGAGCGATGGCGACCACGGTTTTGCCTTTCATTAGCTCAGTCAAGTTTTCTTGAATTGCCACTTCCACTTCTGAATCCAACGCACTGGTTGCTTCATCAAGCAGTAAAATAGGGGCATCCTTGAGCATCACACGGGCGATGGCAATCCGCTGGCGTTGTCCACCCGAGAGTTTCACGCCCCGCTCGCCAACGTGAGCGTCGTAGCCCATTCGACCTTTTGCATCTTGCAACTGTGGGATAAACTCTGCGGCAGCCGCTCGTTCTGCAGCTTGTCGCATTTCTTCTTCCGTTGCACTTGGGCGACCGTACATCAAGTTCTCACGCACAGAACGGTGCAGTAGAGATGTATCTTGCGTCACCAAGCCGATTTGTGAGCGTAAACTTTCTTGGCGGACATTGCGGAGATCTTGCCCATCAATTTGTACTGAACCGTTTTGTACATCATAAAAACGCAACAACAAATTAGTGAGCGTAGATTTACCTGCCCCACTGCGTCCGACTAAGCCGACTTTTTCGCCTGCTTTGATATGTAAATTAAACTGTTTAAGTAGCGGCTTGTGTTCTTCATAGGCAAAATCGACCGCATCGAACTTGATTTCCCCTTGTGTCACGTTCAGTTCTTTCGCATTTGGCGAATCAACTACCGTATGTGGTTTGGAAAGGGTTTCCATACCATCTTGTACCGTACCGATATGCTCAAACAGGCTAGCAAATTCCCACATAATCCATTGTGCAAAGCCTTTTAAACGTAAACCGAGTGCAGCGGCGGTAGCGATTGCACCTGCGGAAATCCAACCAAACGACCAGAGCGAAAGGCTGACAACCACGGTGGTGAAGACCAGCAAAATGCCGTTGATGTAAGTAATCACATCAATTTGGGTCACCAAACGCATCTGTTTATGCACTGTGACCATAAATTCCTGCATCGACTCTTTCACATATTCGGACTCACGATTGCCGTGGGAAAAGAGCTTCACTGTGGCGATGTTGGAATAGGCATCAGTAATTCGCCCAGTCATCAAGCTGCGGGCGTCGGATTGTTCTTGCGAAGCCGTTGCCAGGCGAGGCACAAAATACCAAATCGACATCGCCAATACCGCAAGCCAAATCAGAAATGGCAGTAGCAGCCAACTGCTAAACTGTACCAAAATCACGCCTGATGTGATGAAAAAGACGCTGACATACACCACCATTTCCACAAAGGTCATCACCACATCTCGGACTGATAATGCCGTTTGCATCACCTTGGCGGAGACTCGTCCTGCAAATTCATCTTGGTAGAATCGCATACTTTGCCCCAGCATCCAGCGGTGAAAATGCCATCGCAGTCGCATTGGGTAAACGCCTTGCATACTTTGAAAACGGAAGCTGGAGTAGAGATAAGTGGCGATAATCCCGACTAATGCCACCAACACCATTTTGGCAATTTCCCAGCCTTTTTCCGCCCATAATTGAGCAGGAGAGAGTTTTCCAACCCAATCGACAAATTCGCCGATGAATTGGAACATAACCGCATCCACAATGCCGATGACCATACTCAAGCCAATCGCTAATAATAAGTACGGTCGTAGCCCTTTGGTCGATTGCCAAATAAACGGTAGCAATCGTCCTTTCGGTGCTTTGGGGGATTCATCGGGATACGGCTCAATGCGATTTTCGAACCATTCAAACCATGTTTGTTTCATCTTCTTCCTTTATACTGAAAAGGCGTACTGGGTACGCCTTGTTGAGCCTTGCGATACAAGCGGTCAGATCCTGCGGATTTTTTGCAAATTGTTAGGCGAAAGTGACCGCTTGTCTGCTTATGGATTTAACCATTTTTCGTCTAAGGCTAAATCTTCGTTACGGTTGATACCAATTGGCTGCTTCAACACATTGCGGGCGATGTCGTGTGCTTCGGCTAAAGAGTGTTCTTTGTACGAACCACATTGAAATTTGTTGAGTTCTGGAATTTTAGACTCGTCAGGCACTTTGTTTAACGCATCAAGCATTGCATTTTCCCATGCTTTTGCCACGGTTTCTGGAGACGGCGTGCCGATGAGCGACATATAAAAGCCTGTACGACAGCCCATTGGCGAGATGTCGATGATCTCGACACTGTCGCTGTTGAGATGATCACGCATAAAACCAGCAAATAAATGCTCCATTGTATGAATGCCACGCACTGGCAGAATATCAATGTTTGGTCGGCAGAAACGCAGGTCAAAAACGGTAATTGTATCGCCTTTTGGTGTGGTCATCGTTTTTGCAACACGTACTGCGGGGGCATTCATTTTAGTATGATCAACTTTGAAACTATCTAATAAAGGCATTTTCTGCTCCTGTTTTGTTTATTTTTACTTTTACTTTAATAAGACTGCCTCCCTTCGTTTTTCAACGAAAGGAATATATTTATTCCGCAATGCCTTGATTCCAACCTGCAGCCCCTTCTGGTACTTTGCGTTGTAGGCGGAAGCGGTGGTTAGCTTCCACCGGTGGCTGAACAACTTTGTCAGATGGGTTGGAGAACGCAATACCACCATTTAAGAGTTGCGACATTGTGCCTGAGCTGATGCTTGCACCGCTGAGACTAATATCCATTGTGTAGCCGGATGCTGCCCAGAATTGTGAATTTTTACGTACCAAATGGCGATATTGATTGCTGATTTTTAGGTGGATCAGCACACGATCGCCCAGTTCGCTCAGACTTAAACGTTGCACCACGCCAACTTGCATTCCTCGATACAATACAGGGGCATCTGGTGTAATGCCGTTGGCATCACTGGTTTCGACAATGATCGCTAGGCCATTTTGGAATTTGCTACTTTGGCTGTCAGTTTCAGCCAGGGGAAATTGCGTTTGGCGTTCGCCGCTGCCGATGTCAATGCCGATATAATTTTGAATGGCCGCATCCAAATTTTTCACGCCGGTTGTGCTAATTTCAGGCGACACGGCTCGGAATTGACTGCCTGCTTTAGCGATGAGTGGGAAGTATTGGCCGTCAATGAAAGCCGTGACTTTTACCTGTTTTTTGGCATTTTCAAGCTGCAACGTTTCCACTTGTCCGACAGTTAATCCCATATATTTAAGCGGCATTCCTTTACTCAGCTTGCTGGCGTCTTTGGCAATTAAGGTGATGTAGGTATTGCCTGAACGTGCTTTGTCAAAACTGGCGTAGAGCGTACGGCTGTTTTTTGCTCCGTTGTTATCAAAACTGATTGCCCCTTTGAGTGTTCGCATTAGCGGGGATGCCTGCAAGTTTAAGCCCTTAGTAGAAAGATCCACTTGCACCGCAGGTTCAATCCAAAAGCGGCTAGTTTCACTCAATAAATGGCGATATTTCGGCTCAATAAAGAGATCCACATCAAAGCGATTTTTTTGCGGACGCACACTCAACACTTCGCCTACTTGGAAGTTACGATAAAGTAGCACAGAACCTTGACTGATTCCCGTTAACTCGTTTGCGGAGAGTGTGAGTGTGGTCTGTTTTTCATCGCTGATGATATTGTTTTCGGCACTGTCTAAATCTTTGTACAGAGGATATTGCTTTAACGCAGTCCCTTCGGAGTTACCATTGAGCAGGCGAACACCACCTTGTAGCCACTGAGTTGGTGAAGCTGCATTCAGCTTTACGCCATCTAAGCCTACGGCGATATCAACGTTGGAAACCGTGACAAATTTACTATTTGCTCCGATTAAATGGCGGAAGTTCGGGAAAATAATCGCCGTAAATTTTACGTTATCGGCATTTAATTCACGTTTGAGAATTTCCCCGATTTGCACATCATGATAAAAAATGCTTTGTCCTTTATCGACACCATAAGATTGTGGTGCCGTTAAACTCAATGATAATGTATCTGCTCGGTTAAGCAAATAACTATCATGGTTTTGTACTACAAAGTGGCGGCTTGGTTGCCCTTCTCCTGCAATAATCTCGAAATAGTTACCGCGGAAAACTTCGCTTAATTTGTCTAATTGATCTTTATTGAAGCTGAATTTGGGTTCTTTCAGTAAAATGACTGATTTTTCTTTCAGGAGATCTTTGTAACTTGGATCAATTAATAGTGAACCTTGTAACATGCCATTTTCTGACTTTGGCGGATTATCGTATGGTGAGACAAAGGTAGAAAAGGTGCCAATTTGTGTTCCTTGATAGAATACCCCGGTTTCATTGGGTTTTATGCCCAAGTTTGTTGGGAGTTCAACGGTAACGTCAATGCCACGTTGAGCTGATTTTAAATCATTAAATAACCGATAACTTTGTTCTTGTTCCGCTTTGGCGGAATCACTGGGTGAGTCAAAAGCAACAGCACCTTGTACAACAGACAATAAGCTATCAGCCTCGATAGAAACGCCAGTAGATAAGTTCAAATTTGCTTTGATACCACTGATATTCCAAAAATGGCTATCTTTTTTGACTAGATGAGCATATTTTTTATTGATTAAAAGATCAATCTCAACTTTGTTTTGATCTGCAGTGAATCGGTAGTCAGAAACGTTTCCAACGGGAACTTTGCGATAGTAAACGCTTGCTCCTACTCCAATAGAGCCGAGATCGTCAGCCACCAATTTAATTAATAAATCACCGTCATTAATAGGCACGATAGGGGGTTCGCTTTCTGCAACAAATTCATCTTCACTATCGTGACTTTCGCCAGGGATTAAACTGATGTAGTTGCCTGACACCAGCGTATCGAGTCCAGAAATACCCGCTAATGAAGCCGTTGGGCGAACAAGCCAGAACTTCGTGTCTTTACGCAACACGGCTTTAGCTTGCGGATCAATTTCTGCGGTGACTTCAACTTCACGCATTTGATTCGTGAAATTGACTTTTTTGACTAAACCAATTTGTAAGCCTTGGAAACGAATCGTGGTTTTTCCTGCAGAAATACCCGCACCATCTTGGAAACGAATGGTGATTTCTTCGCCTTGTTCACGCAAAATTTGAAAAAAAAGTGAGCAACCAATTAAAAAGGCAACAAGTGGCAAGAGCCAAAACGGTGAAATTTTACGGGGTTCTCTGACTTTAGCAGGAACAGGAGAATTGTTATTTTCGGTCATAAATGCTTATTGATTAAATACAGGTAAGCGGTCAGATTGTGCAAAAAATTTGCAGAATCTCACCGCTTGTAGGAGTAGTCTAGAAAATGAGAACAAAATTAGCTTTTGTCTTTTTCATCACATTTCTGAATATTGCTACATTTACCGTATAAATACAGACTGTGATTTGTTAATTCCATTCCGTGTTGTTGGCTGATTTCACGCTGGCGGCGTTCCATATCAGGATCTTTAAACTCGAAGACTTTACCGCAATCCATACAGATGATGTGGTCATGTTCTTGATGCAAATTTAGCTCATAAACAGCTTTATTGGCGTCAAAATTATGACGA encodes:
- the mltF gene encoding membrane-bound lytic murein transglycosylase MltF, which gives rise to MKGLAIRIVIGLALLLWAWDMVSPWQKTILSEQNRYAQIQQTKTLRVGMINHPLGYFVGVNGNVGIEYDLASAFANYLNVSLDVTTFENSESLFNALKENKIDMAAAGLLYQSEQAKQFQIGASYYSASWQVAYKKGTRRPYTLNDLHSELLIPTGSAVIPLLQQLQENHPTLRWQVTDKFTQEELLIQVAEGKIPYTVAVSVDISAAQHIKPDIAVGFDLTDEAPVVWYLQNSAYSELQAAVLEFMNQANENGTISRIEEKYFNHLARFDYVDTASYLRAIETVLPKYQPLFEKYRGDFDWQMLAAIAYQESHWDPTATSPTGVRGIMMLTRDTAERMGISDRTNAEQSIKAGSEYLHLLISQLPQTIAKEDRIWFGLAAYNMGMGHLIDVRRLTKQLGGNPDNWLEVKKNLPLLAEKRYYTGLKYGYARGFEAFNYVENIRRYYHSIINHQRVKEQENQALEKEKEEKSKAELASQISQESSSLAENKEK
- a CDS encoding ABC transporter ATP-binding protein, with amino-acid sequence MKQTWFEWFENRIEPYPDESPKAPKGRLLPFIWQSTKGLRPYLLLAIGLSMVIGIVDAVMFQFIGEFVDWVGKLSPAQLWAEKGWEIAKMVLVALVGIIATYLYSSFRFQSMQGVYPMRLRWHFHRWMLGQSMRFYQDEFAGRVSAKVMQTALSVRDVVMTFVEMVVYVSVFFITSGVILVQFSSWLLLPFLIWLAVLAMSIWYFVPRLATASQEQSDARSLMTGRITDAYSNIATVKLFSHGNRESEYVKESMQEFMVTVHKQMRLVTQIDVITYINGILLVFTTVVVSLSLWSFGWISAGAIATAAALGLRLKGFAQWIMWEFASLFEHIGTVQDGMETLSKPHTVVDSPNAKELNVTQGEIKFDAVDFAYEEHKPLLKQFNLHIKAGEKVGLVGRSGAGKSTLTNLLLRFYDVQNGSVQIDGQDLRNVRQESLRSQIGLVTQDTSLLHRSVRENLMYGRPSATEEEMRQAAERAAAAEFIPQLQDAKGRMGYDAHVGERGVKLSGGQRQRIAIARVMLKDAPILLLDEATSALDSEVEVAIQENLTELMKGKTVVAIAHRLSTIMAMDRLIVMDKGQIVEQGSHEELLAQNGVYAKLWAHQSGGFLPE
- the luxS gene encoding S-ribosylhomocysteine lyase; translation: MPLLDSFKVDHTKMNAPAVRVAKTMTTPKGDTITVFDLRFCRPNIDILPVRGIHTMEHLFAGFMRDHLNSDSVEIIDISPMGCRTGFYMSLIGTPSPETVAKAWENAMLDALNKVPDESKIPELNKFQCGSYKEHSLAEAHDIARNVLKQPIGINRNEDLALDEKWLNP
- a CDS encoding PqiB family protein — encoded protein: MTENNNSPVPAKVREPRKISPFWLLPLVAFLIGCSLFFQILREQGEEITIRFQDGAGISAGKTTIRFQGLQIGLVKKVNFTNQMREVEVTAEIDPQAKAVLRKDTKFWLVRPTASLAGISGLDTLVSGNYISLIPGESHDSEDEFVAESEPPIVPINDGDLLIKLVADDLGSIGVGASVYYRKVPVGNVSDYRFTADQNKVEIDLLINKKYAHLVKKDSHFWNISGIKANLNLSTGVSIEADSLLSVVQGAVAFDSPSDSAKAEQEQSYRLFNDLKSAQRGIDVTVELPTNLGIKPNETGVFYQGTQIGTFSTFVSPYDNPPKSENGMLQGSLLIDPSYKDLLKEKSVILLKEPKFSFNKDQLDKLSEVFRGNYFEIIAGEGQPSRHFVVQNHDSYLLNRADTLSLSLTAPQSYGVDKGQSIFYHDVQIGEILKRELNADNVKFTAIIFPNFRHLIGANSKFVTVSNVDIAVGLDGVKLNAASPTQWLQGGVRLLNGNSEGTALKQYPLYKDLDSAENNIISDEKQTTLTLSANELTGISQGSVLLYRNFQVGEVLSVRPQKNRFDVDLFIEPKYRHLLSETSRFWIEPAVQVDLSTKGLNLQASPLMRTLKGAISFDNNGAKNSRTLYASFDKARSGNTYITLIAKDASKLSKGMPLKYMGLTVGQVETLQLENAKKQVKVTAFIDGQYFPLIAKAGSQFRAVSPEISTTGVKNLDAAIQNYIGIDIGSGERQTQFPLAETDSQSSKFQNGLAIIVETSDANGITPDAPVLYRGMQVGVVQRLSLSELGDRVLIHLKISNQYRHLVRKNSQFWAASGYTMDISLSGASISSGTMSQLLNGGIAFSNPSDKVVQPPVEANHRFRLQRKVPEGAAGWNQGIAE
- the fur gene encoding ferric iron uptake transcriptional regulator; protein product: MSEENIKLLKKVGLKVTEPRLTILELMQKTRENMQHFSAEDIYKLLLEQKSEIGLATVYRVLNQFEEVDILTRHNFDANKAVYELNLHQEHDHIICMDCGKVFEFKDPDMERRQREISQQHGMELTNHSLYLYGKCSNIQKCDEKDKS